Proteins co-encoded in one Sebastes umbrosus isolate fSebUmb1 chromosome 20, fSebUmb1.pri, whole genome shotgun sequence genomic window:
- the dhx32a gene encoding DEAD/H (Asp-Glu-Ala-Asp/His) box polypeptide 32a, protein MSDENSPDVSPESEECPAEESFGFGDDLELNQFDGLPFSSRYYKLLKERKTLPVWKVRCEFEDALVDNQLLIVSGTAKTGRSTQIPQWCAEFCLSTQYQHGMVVCTQTDRQQAVDLALRVADEMDVNIGHEVGYTIPLETCCSSDTVLRYCTDDMLLREMMSDPFLEHYGVIIIDQAHERTVSTDTLLGLLRDILLQRPELRVVVLAIPPVTDKLLSHYDGVPLISLEALSPAEAVHSSSGSKDYFFSALRLVLEIHRTKEDGDVVVFFASAEEVHCARSILQREGTRLGAELGQMKPVVLCPRRGGLPPVLTEQPGSKRSRRVFLSTKHGEDMWWATDTVNFVIDTGVQKKMVYNPRIRANSEVLQPISQCQADIRKQLCGPTGKCFCLYQKDSQLPAENSPQILESNITPTVLFLKRMEIAGLGQCDFIDRPDPEGLMQALEELDYLAALDDDGNLSEIGIIMSEIPLDPQMAKALLASCEFDCVSEMLTIAAMLSASSCFLEPPAGMSHEVVQCHRKFQHPEGDHFTLINIYNAFKQSQREQYFTAEKWCQDYFLDHSALKTAEAMRSELTDTLNRIELPISEASFGTKTNTHNVKRALLAGFFMQIARDVDGSGNYFMLTHKHMTQVHSLSGYGAQSHKLGLPEWVVFHEYTLSENNCMRTVSEISPQVYIQMAPLYFFYNLPPSESKDILQDMLDPDASRKCDDGKQIATTVSSDATAGCAVVPQTYDRCVIQ, encoded by the exons ATGTCGGATGAAAATAGTCCAGACGTTTCTCCTGAAAGTGAGGAATGTCCTGCAGAAGAATCCTTTGGTTTCGGAGATGATCTGGAGTTAAACCAGTTTGATGGATTACCTTTTTCCTCTCGTTACTACAAACTGCTGAAGGAGAGGAAGACTCTGCCGGTGTGGAAGGTCAGGTGCGAGTTTGAAGATGCTCTGGTGGACAACCAGCTGCTTATTGTGTCTGGGACTGCAAAGACTGGGAGGAGTACACAG ATCCCTCAGTGGTGTGCAGAGTTCTGTCTGTCCACTCAGTACCAGCACGGCATGGTGGTGTGCACACAGACCGACAGACAACAGGCTGTAGATCTGGCCTTACGCGTCGCCGATGAAATGGACGTCAACATCGGCCATGAAGTGGGCTACACCATCCCTCTGGAGACCTGCTGCTCCTCCGACACTGTTCTGAG GTACTGCACTGACGACATGCTGCTGAGAGAGATGATGTCAGACCCCTTTCTGGAGCACTACGGGGTCATCATCATCGACCAGGCCCACGAGAGGACGGTCAGCACGGACACGCTGCTGGGTCTCCTCAGGGACATCCTGCTGCAGAGGCCTGAGCTCAGAGTGGTGGTCCTCGCCATCCCGCCCGTGACCGACAAGCTGCTGAGCCACTATGACGGCGTCCCGCTCATCAGCCTGGAGGCCTTATCTCCTGCCGAGGCGGTccacagcagcagcggcagcaagGACTACTTCTTCTCAGCGCTGAGGCTGGTGCTGGAGATCCATCGGACCAAAGAGGACGGAgatgttgttgtattttttgcCTCAGCTGAG GAGGTTCATTGTGCTCGCAGCATCCTCCAGAGAGAAGGCACCAGGCTGGGAGCGGAGTTGGGCCAGATGAAGCCCGTTGTGCTGTGCCCACGCCGAGGAGGACTACCGCCCGTCCTCACTGAGCAACCTGGCTCCAAGAGGTCCAGGAGGGTTTTCCTCTCTACCAAACATGGGGAGGACATGTGGTGGGCCACAGATACTGTCAACTTTGTCATTGACACAGGAGTCCAGAAAAAGATG GTGTACAATCCAAGAATAAGAGCGAACTCGGAGGTACTTCAACCCATCAGTCAGTGTCAGGCAGACATACGCAAACAGCTGTGTGGACCAACAG GTAAATGTTTCTGCTTATATCAAAAAGACAGCCAGCTTCCTGCAGAGAACTCCCCACAGATCTTGGAGTCCAACATCACACCAACAGTCCTGTTCCTAAAGAGGATGGAGATAGCCGGCCTCGGACAGTGTGATTTCATCGACAGACCAG ATCCTGAGGGTCTCATGCAGGCGTTGGAGGAGCTGGATTACCTCGCAGCTTTAGATGATGATGGCAACTTGTCTGAGATTGGCATCATAATGTCTGAAATCCCTCTGGACCCTCAGATGGCCAAAGCGCTGCTGGCGTCCTGCGAGTTTGACTGCGTGAGCGAGATGTTGACGATCGCGGCGATGCTGTCAG CGTCGAGCTGCTTCCTGGAGCCGCCTGCTGGCATGAGCCATGAGGTAGTTCAGTGTCACAGGAAGTTCCAGCACCCTGAAGGCGACCACTTCACCCTCATCAACATCTACAACGCCTTCAAACAAAGCCAGAGAGAACAAT ACTTCACCGCTGAAAAGTGGTGCCAGGACTACTTCCTGGATCACTCGGCCCTGAAGACAGCTGAAGCCATGAGATCCGAGTTGACGGACACTCTGAACCGGATCGAGCTCCCCATCTCTGAGGCCTCCTTCGGAACCAAGACCAACACCCACAATGTCAAAAGAGCTCTGCTGGCCGGCTTCTTCATGCAG ATCGCCCGAGACGTGGACGGATCAGGGAACTACTTCATGCTGACACACAAGCACATGACTCAGGTGCACTCGCTCTCCGGCTACGGCGCTCAATCACACAAGCTGGGGCTGCCGGAGTGGGTTGTTTTCCACGAGTACACACTGTCGGAGAACAACTGCATGAGAACAGTCTCTGAAATCTCCCCCCAAGT GTACATTCAAATGGCACCGCTATACTTCTTCTACAACCTGCCCCCCAGTGAAAGCAAAGACATACTGCAGGACATGTTGGACCCAGACGCATCCAGAAAATGTGACGACGGGAAACAAATAGCCACCACAGTCAGCAGCGACGCCACCGCTGGCTGTGCAGTGGTGCCGCAGACTTATGACAGATGTGTGATTCAGTGA
- the LOC119479485 gene encoding protein BCCIP homolog: protein MASSAKRRAVGLGENPAESDNSSDDNPERDDDDSGEEDSEASDEEINEEIMVDFEAHTISVNDFNGVKKLLQQLFLKAHVNTAEMTDLIIQQNHLGSVIKQAEVPEDSDDDDPDEVFGFITMLNLTERKGVQCVEEVKDLIVDQCEKNAAPSVTEQLEQFLSDTSKPVGLLVSERFINVPPQIALPLHKQLQDEIAEAQRTNKPSGKCHYCLMISKTCKEASKNIPARGGAPKDEYMFVNAEEEFFYEQAILKFNYSVQEETDSCLSGRWSFDDVPMKPSRTVMLIPTDRMPAIMVKLKEYLTV, encoded by the exons ATGGCTTCTTCTGCTAAGAGGAGAGCGGTGGGTTTGGGTGAAAATCCGGCGGAAAGCGACAACAGCTCCGATGACAATCCAGAGAGGGATGATGATGACTCCGGGGAGGAAGATAGCGAAGCTTCAGATGAGGAGATCAACGag GAGATCATGGTTGACTTTGAAGCCCACACTATTTCAGTGAACGACTTCAATGGTGTCAAGAAACTCTTGCAACAG CTGTTCCTGAAGGCTCATGTAAACACAGCAGAGATGACAGACCTCATCATTCAACAGAATCATCTTGGAAGTGTCATCAAG CAAGCTGAGGTGCCAGAAGACAGCGATGACGACGACCCAGATGAAGTGTTTGGCTTCATCACTATGCTCAACCTCACAGAGAGAAAG GGTGTGCAATgtgtggaggaggtgaaggaccTGATCGTGGATCAGTGCGAGAAGAACGCTGCCCCCAGCGTGACGGAGCAGCTGGAGCAGTTCCTCAGTGACACCAGCAAGCCTGTGGGGCTACTGGTGAGCGAGCGCTTCATCAACGTGCCCCCACAGATCGCCCTCCCGCTGCACAAACAGCTCCA GGACGAAATAGCTGAAGCTCAGAGGACGAATAAGCCCAGCGGGAAGTGTCACTATTGTCTGATGATCAGCAAGACCTGCAAAGAGGCGAGCAAGAATATTCCTGCCAGAGGAGGAGCTCCCAAAGACGAGTACATGTTTGTCAATGCAGAGGAGGAATTCTTCTATGAG CAAGCCATCTTGAAGTTCAACTACTCGGTCCAGGAAGAGACCGACTCGTGTTTGAGCGGCAGGTGGTCGTTCGACGACGTACCCATGAAACCCTCCAGGACAGTGATGCTGATACCAACGGACCGAATGCCTGCTATTATGGTCAAACTCAAGGAGTACCTAACTGTGTGA
- the uros gene encoding uroporphyrinogen-III synthase: MHVLLLKEPRDGESGPDPYIKELASHGHKATLIPVLSFKFVSLNTLTDMLFQPEKHGGLIFTSPRAVEAVKMCLEAEERREEWITSVKDKWNSKSIYVVGKATAALVQNLGLNPLGEDTGTADVLSRLIIEREDTNIPPLFFPCGSIKREVLPTALRENGVPLETLTVYQTAEHPDLEKNLKNYFTEQGVPASISFFSPSGVKFCLEVVRRLSGEQLTQIKFAAIGPTTQDAMTAEGLCVSCAAEKPTAEHLAAAIAKALQ, from the exons ATGCATGTGCTGCTTCTCAAAGAGCCAAGAGATGGAGAGTCTGGACCTGATCCTTACATTAAG GAGCTGGCATCACATGGACACAAAGCAACCCTAATTCCTGTGCTGTCTTTTAAGTTCGTCTCATTAAACACCTTGACAGATATG CTTTTCCAACCAGAAAAACACGGAGGTCTTATATTTACCAGTCCAAGAGCGGTGGAGGCTGTGAAGATGTGCTTAGAAGCAGAAGAAAGAAGGGAAG AATGGATCACTTCTGTGAAAGACAAATGGAACAGCAAGTCCATCTATGTGGTTGGGAAGGCAACTGCTGCATTAG TACAGAATCTGGGTCTGAACCCTTTGGGCGAGGACACGGGGACAGCAGATGTCCTATCACGTCTTATCATTGAAC GAGAGGACACAAATATCCcaccactttttttcccctgtggCTCAATCAAAAGAGAAGTCTTGCCGACGGCGTTAAGGGAAAATG GAGTGCCCCTCGAGACGCTGACTGTCTATCAAACAGCTGAACATCCAGATCTGGAGAAGAATCTGAAGAACTATTTCACAGAGCAG GGCGTTCCAGCCAGCATATCTTTCTTCAGCCCATCAGGAGTGAAGTTTTGTCTGGAAGTAGTGCGGAGGCTGTCAGGGGAACAGCTGACTCAAATAAAA TTTGCAGCCATAGGGCCTACGACACAAGACGCCATGACAGCAGAAGGCCTGTGCGTCAGCTGTGCTGCAGAAAAGCCAACAGCTGAACACCTGGCAGCAGCGATAGCCAAAGCTCTACAGTAA
- the mmp21 gene encoding matrix metallopeptidase-21: MLTFIQLMILLFWTSVSSADAEKLFHNRDHSDVQTVNSHQAEGITNKYGFIKPVNWEEIQFEDSDASFNDDFLDDLQDTIQEGTSVHRSRDAGDHDDHDSVTESQAFISALKEFQRVSGLPASGVFDEATKVAMNKPRCGVPDKEIDLDAPENSSASDAENTSSDTFNETDSNNTASNITSDFFEVEIFNVNDTESVLTGVSNDTSMNYTDLFDHILNNTSLNSSNDTNMDSQVVNTSMNGRQSAAVRRRKRHLATLVSKSRHKRDLSETGYMAFSKRVLKWRLIGEGYSSQLSIEEQRYIFRMAFRMWSEVSPLEFVEDTRSPLEDVDIRLGFGTGRHLGCNQRFDGSGQEFAHAWFLGDIHFDDDEHFTAPNAGSGISLLKVAVHEIGHVLGLPHIYRAGSIMQPSYLPQEAGFEMDWTDRKAIQHLYGGCKGRFNTAFDWIRKEKTPYGEVVIRFNTYFMREGSYWLYENRNNRTRFGDPVALQAGWRGIPMDGVDACVHVWSRKRDAVYFFKGAQFWRYDNEKDQVFRQDPEGHRYPRLISEGFPGVFGPIDTAFYDRRDSHIYFFKNTLVYAFDVEANSLARGFPKNIRDVFPPVVSGDHPDGNIDAAYFSYTHNAIFLLKGARFWQVLGSRDRWRRPSLPRNGLLPHKEVDQHWFDICNVHPTALKLTR; this comes from the exons ATGCTGACTTTTATCCAGCTGATGATTTTGCTTTTTTGGACGAGCGTTAGCTCAGCTGATGCGGAGAAACTTTTCCATAATCGGGATCATTCTGATGTGCAGACCGTTAATTCTCATCAAGCTGAGGGTATAACAAACAA ATATGGATTCATTAAGCCAGTGAACTGGGAGGAGATCCAGTTTGAAGATTCAGACGCCTCTTTTAACGATGACTTCCTGGATGACCTTCAAGACACGATCCAGGAAGGAACCTCAGTGCATCGCTCAAGGGATGCTGGCGATCACGATGACCACGACAGCGTAACCGAGAGCCAGGCATTTATTTCAGCACTTAAAGAGTTCCAGAGGGTGTCGGGGCTGCCGGCCTCAGGCGTGTTTGACGAGGCCACCAAGGTGGCGATGAACAAACCGAGATGTGGAGTCCCTGACAAGGAGATTGACCTGGACGCCCCCGAGAACAGCAGCGCCTCAGATGCTGAAAACACTTCCAGTGACACTTTTAATGAAACTGACAGTAACAACACAGCAAGTAATATAACTAGTGACTTCTTTGAAGTTGAGATATTCAATGTTAATGACACAGAAAGTGTTCTCACAGGCGTTTCCAACGACACCAGCATGAATTACACAGACTTGTTTgatcacattttaaataatactTCTCTGAACAGCTCAAATGATACCAACATGGACAGTCAAGTGGTGAATACCAGCATGAACGGACGTCAGAGCGCAGCAGTGAGACGCAGGAAACGTCACCTCGCCACTCTTGTGTCCAAAAGCAGGCACAAGAGAGATTTGAGTGAAACGGGCTACATGGCCTTTTCTAAGAGGGTGTTAAAGTGGAGGCTGATAGGAGAAGGTTACAGCAGTCAGCTGTCCATCGAAGAGCAGAGGTACATCTTCAGAATGGCCTTCAGGATGTGGAGCGAGGTGTCTCCGCTGGAGTTTGTGGAGGATACACGTTCTCCGCTGGAGGATGTTGACATCAGGCTGGGCTTTGGCACTG GAAGACATCTGGGTTGCAACCAGAGGTTTGATGGCTCTGGTCAGGAATTCGCCCACGCCTGGTTCCTGGGTGATATACACTTTGATGACGACGAACACTTCACCGCTCCCAATGCTGGCAGTGGGATCAGCCTGCTCAAA GTAGCAGTTCATGAGATCGGCCATGTTTTGGGTCTCCCCCACATCTACAGAGCCGGCTCCATAATGCAGCCCAGCTATTTGCCCCAGGAAGCCGGCTTTGAGATGGACTGGACAGACAGGAAGGCCATACAGCACCTCTATG GAGGCTGTAAGGGTCGATTCAACACAGCATTTGATTGGATCAGAAAGGAGAAGACGCCCTACGGTGAGGTGGTCATCCGCTTTAACACCTATTTCATGAGAGAAGGCTCGTACTGGCTGTATGAGAACAGAAACAACCGGACACGCTTTGGAGATCCGGTTGCTCTGCAGGCTGGCTGGCGTGGCATCCCCATGGACGGAGTGGAtgcgtgtgtgcacgtgtggTCCAGAAAAAGAGACGCTGTTTACTTCTTTAAAG GTGCTCAGTTCTGGAGGTATGACAATGAGAAGGACCAGGTGTTCAGACAGGACCCTGAAGGTCACCGCTATCCGAGGTTAATCTCTGAGGGTTTCCCTGGAGTGTTCGGTCCCATTGATACAGCCTTCTATGACAGGAGGGACTCTCACATCTACTTCTTCAAAAACACTCTC GTGTACGCGTTTGACGTGGAAGCCAACAGCTTGGCAAGAGGCTTCCCCAAAAACATCAGAGACGTTTTCCCTCCAGTGGTGAGCGGAGACCATCCAGATGGCAACATCGACGCTGCCTACTTCTCCTACACCCACAACGCCATCTTTCTGCTCAAGGGCGCGCGCTTCTGGCAGGTGTTGGGCAGCCGCGATCGCTGGCGCCGGCCCTCTCTGCCGCGGAATGGCCTGCTGCCACACAAGGAGGTGGATCAGCACTGGTTCGACATCTGCAACGTTCACCCCACTGCACTCAAACTAACCCGCTGA